The following coding sequences lie in one Bacillus oleivorans genomic window:
- a CDS encoding tripartite tricarboxylate transporter TctB family protein yields MQAGQRVVHDVVSSVILIIIAVIALWETRGLTEMSYVFPRTVGAILLVLSIAYFILSLKKREEKKLFQDLDGKKVMVMSLSMIGYCILIGLVGFFAASLLYIGYISWWLQKGEEEKSNKRKLIHASLASVVVTVSFFILFQYIFLVPLPIGVLFGG; encoded by the coding sequence ATGCAAGCAGGCCAAAGAGTTGTTCATGATGTTGTTTCTTCAGTTATCTTAATTATTATTGCGGTGATTGCCCTGTGGGAGACAAGAGGCCTGACGGAAATGAGTTATGTGTTTCCGCGAACAGTTGGTGCGATTTTACTGGTTTTAAGTATCGCTTACTTTATTCTAAGCTTAAAAAAGCGTGAAGAGAAAAAGCTGTTTCAAGATCTTGACGGGAAAAAAGTAATGGTTATGAGCTTAAGTATGATTGGTTATTGTATCTTAATCGGATTGGTCGGATTCTTTGCAGCGAGTTTACTGTACATTGGCTATATTAGCTGGTGGCTGCAAAAGGGGGAAGAGGAAAAGAGCAATAAGAGAAAACTCATCCATGCAAGTCTCGCTTCAGTTGTAGTGACCGTGTCCTTTTTTATCCTGTTTCAGTATATATTTTTGGTTCCCTTACCAATTGGAGTATTATTCGGAGGATAA
- a CDS encoding tripartite tricarboxylate transporter permease, giving the protein MFDLLPVIFSSLIDPINILFMFAGVMAGIIVGALPGLTATMALALLLPFTWTMEPETSLITLGGLYIGGIYGGSISAILVNTPGTPSAIATTFDGYQLTKQGKASYALAAAAVSSGIGGVIGGFALLFLTPVLASLALKFGPPEYFWVAILGLTMISTLSSGSMLKGLIGGCIGLLLGTIGISPVGGESRYTFGFPELQAGLEMVVLLIAFFCIPEVISMISNKIESQKTLKKEKGVAKTIFFYIIKKPIFILRSSVIGIITGIIPGAGGNVAALLSYDAAVRFSKEKDSFGKGNIDGVMAAETSNNAEVGGSLVPLLSLGIPGAAPAAVILGALMMQGIQPGPNLMQEHSGLVYTFLVAFIIANVVMLFLGLFSSRYIGKVIALPTYILAPSIIFLTVVGSYALRNNFFDIALVVGFGILAYIMKNAGFNPAPIVLGLILGPIAETGLTQSMLLANAKGSTFELFFTRPISVVLIVLCVLSLLGPIISSILKAKSEKSNPEISG; this is encoded by the coding sequence GTGTTTGATTTACTACCAGTGATATTCAGTTCATTGATAGATCCAATCAATATTTTGTTCATGTTTGCCGGTGTCATGGCAGGTATTATTGTAGGTGCATTACCGGGTTTGACAGCAACGATGGCGCTGGCATTGCTATTGCCCTTTACTTGGACGATGGAACCAGAGACCTCTCTTATTACATTAGGCGGTCTTTATATCGGCGGAATCTATGGCGGTTCTATATCGGCTATTTTGGTTAATACACCGGGCACACCGTCTGCGATTGCGACCACATTCGATGGTTACCAGTTAACCAAACAAGGAAAGGCGTCGTATGCCCTTGCAGCAGCGGCTGTAAGCTCAGGAATCGGCGGGGTTATTGGGGGATTTGCCCTTTTATTTCTCACACCTGTCCTAGCTAGTTTAGCATTAAAATTTGGACCCCCTGAATATTTTTGGGTGGCTATTCTAGGATTAACAATGATATCCACCCTCTCATCAGGGTCCATGCTGAAGGGGCTAATCGGCGGATGTATCGGACTCTTGCTTGGAACTATCGGGATATCACCGGTTGGAGGTGAATCCAGATATACTTTTGGATTCCCGGAACTTCAGGCAGGATTAGAAATGGTCGTCCTCTTAATTGCCTTTTTCTGTATCCCAGAAGTGATTTCGATGATCTCCAATAAAATCGAATCCCAGAAAACACTGAAAAAGGAAAAAGGAGTTGCAAAGACTATATTTTTTTACATAATTAAAAAGCCCATCTTTATCTTGCGTTCCTCTGTTATTGGAATCATCACAGGTATTATTCCAGGAGCGGGAGGAAATGTAGCAGCCCTGTTATCTTATGACGCGGCTGTACGGTTTTCAAAGGAGAAAGATTCGTTTGGTAAAGGAAATATCGATGGAGTCATGGCCGCGGAAACGTCCAACAATGCAGAAGTTGGAGGGTCTTTAGTACCTTTGCTTTCCCTTGGAATACCCGGTGCTGCACCTGCAGCTGTTATTTTGGGGGCATTAATGATGCAGGGGATTCAGCCTGGGCCAAATCTTATGCAAGAGCATTCAGGCCTTGTCTATACCTTTTTAGTCGCCTTTATCATAGCGAACGTCGTCATGTTATTTTTAGGTTTGTTTTCTTCAAGGTATATCGGAAAAGTCATTGCCCTTCCGACTTATATTTTAGCACCTTCGATTATATTCTTAACCGTTGTGGGTTCTTATGCGCTTAGAAATAACTTTTTCGATATTGCCTTAGTCGTTGGATTTGGAATTCTCGCTTACATTATGAAAAATGCTGGGTTTAATCCAGCTCCGATCGTGCTAGGGCTTATTTTAGGACCCATCGCTGAAACAGGGCTTACCCAATCGATGCTGCTAGCAAATGCAAAGGGAAGTACATTCGAATTGTTCTTCACCCGTCCGATTTCAGTGGTTTTAATCGTTTTATGTGTTCTTTCCCTATTAGGACCAATTATTAGCTCTATATTGAAGGCAAAGAGCGAAAAAAGTAACCCGGAGATTAGCGGATAA
- a CDS encoding tripartite tricarboxylate transporter substrate binding protein, whose translation MKKVYGLFLFVAGLYLLAACSTNAGGSEDVSDYPSKSITYSLPFEPGGQSDVEARRQQPYLEEYLGEKIVIQYKPGGGGAVGWSELANKDPDGYFLSGMNIPHIILQPLSNKDTGYKTEDIVPVVIMQATPIGIAVSKDSEINTVEDLVNKAKENPGSITVAGSGTYTGHHMAFLEFQELAGIKMQYIPFDGGAPSLQAFLGKNTEVLLGNSNDLVTYKDEMKILAIGSEETFDPLPDVPTFKELGYDMTAGIDRGVAVPPGTDPEIIKVLEKAFLDILEEPGVKDQMYEEGFEPKTMGHEASKEYIQEKKEQYTRILEDMEG comes from the coding sequence ATGAAAAAAGTTTATGGTTTATTTTTATTCGTGGCTGGGTTATACCTATTAGCTGCCTGTTCGACCAATGCAGGGGGCTCAGAAGACGTTTCTGATTATCCTTCGAAGTCGATTACGTATAGCTTACCATTTGAACCAGGCGGTCAGTCAGATGTAGAGGCAAGGCGTCAGCAGCCCTACCTAGAAGAATATCTGGGTGAAAAAATTGTGATCCAATATAAGCCTGGCGGCGGTGGTGCAGTTGGATGGAGTGAATTAGCGAATAAGGATCCAGACGGTTATTTCTTATCTGGGATGAACATTCCTCACATTATCCTGCAGCCTCTATCCAATAAAGATACAGGCTACAAAACAGAAGATATTGTACCTGTTGTCATTATGCAAGCCACTCCGATTGGGATTGCGGTTTCGAAAGATAGTGAGATTAATACAGTGGAAGACCTTGTAAATAAAGCGAAAGAGAATCCAGGATCGATTACCGTTGCAGGATCTGGGACATACACAGGTCACCACATGGCATTCTTGGAATTTCAGGAATTAGCCGGAATTAAAATGCAGTATATACCATTTGATGGAGGTGCCCCATCCCTTCAAGCATTTCTAGGGAAAAATACAGAAGTTCTTCTTGGGAATTCTAATGACCTTGTTACTTATAAAGATGAAATGAAAATACTGGCAATTGGTTCAGAGGAAACTTTTGATCCTCTCCCTGATGTTCCCACATTTAAGGAATTAGGCTATGACATGACTGCAGGGATAGACCGCGGCGTAGCAGTTCCGCCGGGAACAGATCCTGAGATTATTAAAGTTCTTGAAAAGGCATTTTTGGACATTTTAGAAGAGCCTGGTGTGAAAGATCAAATGTATGAAGAAGGTTTTGAGCCAAAAACAATGGGTCACGAGGCTTCAAAGGAGTACATTCAAGAGAAAAAAGAACAGTATACCCGGATCCTTGAAGATATGGAAGGATAA
- a CDS encoding FadR/GntR family transcriptional regulator has translation MYESFKLNRKGVSSIVLDYIKQLIHEEKFKQGERLPGERQMAELLGVSRNSVREAYKMLEAMGYLTSKHGDGVYVSNKEEHLGRLATSFFLEKEDISDLYAIRKVLEVNGITWVIPRITEKDLRELSAIVDNAKGLIKENASIEQLSNLDHKFHLTLARLSGNSFLFRIMMSLIDLLEEMRIQSMKIPGRVSQSVQEHQEIVDALKTRDPELAKEAMLNHLVSVEKSLIHNMSQEEADSFPEK, from the coding sequence GTGTATGAAAGTTTTAAGCTAAATCGAAAAGGAGTTTCTAGTATTGTATTGGATTATATCAAACAGCTGATTCACGAGGAGAAGTTTAAACAAGGGGAAAGACTTCCGGGTGAACGGCAAATGGCAGAACTGCTGGGAGTAAGCCGAAATTCCGTGAGAGAAGCATATAAGATGTTAGAGGCGATGGGTTACTTAACCAGTAAACATGGAGACGGGGTCTATGTTTCCAATAAAGAAGAACACTTGGGGAGACTTGCAACTTCTTTTTTTCTTGAAAAAGAGGACATATCGGACTTATATGCCATTCGAAAGGTATTAGAGGTCAACGGAATCACGTGGGTTATCCCGCGGATCACAGAAAAGGATTTGCGGGAATTATCTGCAATCGTAGATAACGCAAAAGGATTAATTAAAGAAAATGCAAGTATTGAACAGCTGTCTAACTTAGATCATAAGTTTCATTTAACTTTAGCTAGGCTTTCCGGAAATTCATTCTTATTTCGAATCATGATGAGCTTAATTGATTTGTTAGAGGAAATGAGGATTCAATCGATGAAGATTCCGGGAAGAGTGAGCCAATCAGTTCAAGAGCATCAAGAAATTGTGGATGCGTTAAAAACAAGGGATCCCGAGCTAGCAAAAGAAGCAATGCTGAATCATTTAGTTAGTGTAGAAAAATCACTAATCCATAATATGTCTCAAGAAGAGGCAGATTCATTTCCTGAAAAATGA
- a CDS encoding Ldh family oxidoreductase, translating to MPIYRAEDLQMFAQEVFISIGVSEPYAKIAADALVRANLEGVDSHGISRICIYAKRMMETKTINATPNVKVEKKGTSVLLVDGDNGLGQITSFIAIQEGIKLAKETGVAAVGVRNSNHFGAASYYCQLACTEQVASMVFTNSPPGIPPWGGIKPFFGTNPIAFGFPASNEKPIIIDMSTSVVARGKIILAAKQGDSIPKGWAIDEQGFDTEDPCKALQGAVLPMGGAKGFALALAVEIFAGVISGAVYGPHVRSIYEEIEEKANVGHFFVLFDIEKFMPINHFQQIMTAFLEEMKNVPKQPNVTDILFPGERRYSEWQKRTKEGIFLSKAVDNELQSLAERVGVAFPQALAADSSKFKTINLNMSIKKAACEKPFEEV from the coding sequence TTGCCTATTTATCGGGCAGAGGACTTACAAATGTTTGCTCAAGAGGTATTTATTTCGATAGGTGTTTCTGAACCATATGCCAAAATAGCTGCAGACGCTTTAGTCAGGGCAAACCTGGAAGGGGTTGATAGTCACGGTATTAGCAGGATCTGTATCTATGCGAAAAGGATGATGGAAACAAAAACGATTAATGCAACACCGAACGTGAAGGTGGAGAAAAAAGGGACATCCGTTCTGTTGGTAGATGGGGATAACGGTCTCGGTCAAATTACGAGTTTTATAGCGATCCAAGAAGGAATTAAGCTCGCGAAAGAGACAGGGGTTGCTGCAGTAGGAGTTCGAAATAGTAATCATTTTGGGGCAGCCTCTTATTATTGTCAGCTTGCTTGTACCGAACAGGTCGCCTCCATGGTTTTTACTAACTCACCACCAGGCATTCCGCCATGGGGAGGCATAAAACCATTTTTTGGTACGAATCCAATTGCTTTCGGCTTCCCTGCAAGCAATGAAAAGCCCATCATTATTGATATGTCAACGAGTGTGGTAGCTAGAGGCAAAATTATTTTGGCTGCAAAACAAGGAGATTCTATCCCAAAAGGATGGGCAATTGATGAACAAGGATTTGATACAGAGGACCCATGCAAAGCATTGCAGGGAGCTGTTCTGCCAATGGGAGGAGCAAAAGGATTTGCCTTAGCATTAGCAGTTGAAATTTTTGCTGGTGTGATTTCTGGTGCTGTCTATGGTCCTCACGTCAGAAGCATTTATGAAGAAATAGAAGAAAAGGCTAATGTCGGTCACTTTTTTGTCCTCTTTGATATCGAGAAGTTTATGCCGATTAATCACTTCCAACAGATTATGACAGCCTTCTTAGAAGAGATGAAAAACGTACCGAAGCAGCCCAATGTTACTGACATTCTTTTTCCTGGAGAAAGAAGATACAGCGAATGGCAAAAACGAACTAAAGAGGGGATTTTTCTATCTAAAGCAGTAGACAATGAACTGCAATCGTTAGCTGAGAGAGTTGGAGTGGCATTCCCTCAGGCACTAGCCGCTGATTCTAGTAAATTTAAAACTATCAATCTAAACATGTCGATTAAAAAGGCTGCTTGCGAGAAACCGTTTGAAGAGGTGTGA
- a CDS encoding hydroxyacid dehydrogenase: MKILITEMIWENGLHLLKQFGDVVYDPQLWQKDLLFEKIQDADALVVRNQTNVNEELLDQAPQLKVIGRLGVGMDNIDIPAAKAKNVRIVYAKNANATSVAEYVFAAMFDASRKLFQANSDVHKGNWNRKQFTGFEISGKTLGLIGLGEIAKRVAKRANSFGLHVVGYDPFVSKFDYVLNELNVQPVSLNELLTQSDFVSIHVPLTNETRNLLSIQNLQQMKSTAFIINTSRGGIINEQDLLAAAENQVISGAYLDVIETEPIHPENPLLSNEKIVLTPHIAGLTEESQLRTSELVAEEVGKVLEGKPVLCSI; the protein is encoded by the coding sequence ATGAAAATCTTAATTACCGAAATGATTTGGGAAAATGGCTTACACCTATTAAAACAGTTTGGTGACGTCGTCTATGATCCCCAGCTTTGGCAGAAGGACTTGCTTTTTGAAAAGATTCAAGATGCGGATGCACTCGTTGTACGGAATCAAACCAATGTCAATGAGGAACTGCTGGACCAAGCTCCTCAATTAAAGGTGATCGGAAGACTTGGGGTAGGGATGGATAATATTGATATTCCAGCAGCTAAGGCAAAAAATGTCAGAATTGTCTATGCAAAGAATGCCAATGCCACATCGGTTGCTGAATATGTGTTTGCTGCCATGTTTGATGCAAGCCGAAAACTTTTTCAAGCAAACAGTGATGTACATAAAGGTAACTGGAATCGAAAACAATTTACCGGATTTGAAATATCAGGAAAGACACTAGGTCTGATCGGATTGGGAGAGATTGCAAAGCGGGTTGCCAAACGGGCAAACAGTTTTGGTTTACATGTGGTAGGATATGATCCCTTTGTTTCTAAATTTGATTATGTCCTCAATGAACTTAATGTCCAGCCTGTCTCACTGAATGAATTACTGACCCAATCAGATTTTGTATCCATTCATGTTCCTCTGACGAATGAAACCAGGAATCTCCTGTCAATACAAAATCTTCAGCAAATGAAATCTACTGCTTTTATCATCAATACATCAAGAGGCGGCATCATTAATGAACAGGATTTGCTAGCAGCAGCCGAAAATCAAGTTATTAGTGGTGCGTATCTGGATGTCATCGAAACAGAGCCCATTCATCCTGAGAATCCATTACTTTCAAATGAAAAAATAGTGCTGACCCCTCATATTGCCGGTTTAACTGAGGAATCACAGCTCCGGACATCAGAGCTGGTCGCCGAAGAAGTCGGAAAAGTACTTGAAGGGAAACCCGTCCTTTGTTCAATCTGA
- a CDS encoding UxaA family hydrolase: protein MDYFYGYVRTNDTVGIRNTLLILSGTVYANSTAERVANTIEGAVAITHPLGRCQVRPDLRNTFNTLVATGMNPNVGGVVVIDHFREEGCTADEIAHQIAKTGKPVEVVNIRKSHGAIEATAEATRKAMLLKRKLSTQVREKVSVSNLLFGLNCGTSDTSSGIGSNMALGVCSDRIVSQGGRSILAETMELMGAEGFIRDRAVSKEVGDKIVGYINRIERRALESGEDIRGSQPTGDNILGGLSTIEEKSLGAYMKSGKAPIIDGLEYAQLCTRKEPGVYVMDTPGHGSESITGIAAAGAQILVFSTGGGHTISHPIMPTIKITGNAESFQFMQDTMELDLSGIFDDTLTIEEAGNLVYDEVLETCNGKLTKSEILKEQTGFAIHRVGISI from the coding sequence ATGGATTACTTTTACGGTTATGTCCGTACGAATGATACAGTCGGTATTCGCAATACACTATTAATTCTTTCTGGAACGGTATATGCGAACTCAACAGCAGAAAGAGTCGCCAATACGATTGAAGGCGCCGTCGCAATTACTCATCCGCTGGGACGATGTCAGGTGCGGCCAGACTTAAGAAATACTTTTAATACCCTTGTTGCGACAGGGATGAACCCAAATGTAGGGGGAGTAGTCGTAATTGACCATTTCCGGGAAGAAGGATGTACAGCTGATGAAATTGCTCATCAAATTGCTAAAACAGGCAAGCCGGTTGAAGTGGTTAATATCCGTAAATCACACGGTGCGATAGAAGCTACAGCCGAAGCAACACGAAAAGCGATGCTCTTAAAGCGCAAACTGTCTACACAAGTGCGCGAAAAGGTAAGCGTTTCCAACCTCCTGTTCGGACTTAACTGCGGTACTTCAGATACGAGTTCAGGGATTGGCTCTAATATGGCACTGGGCGTATGTTCAGATCGAATTGTAAGCCAGGGAGGAAGATCGATCTTAGCAGAAACGATGGAGCTTATGGGTGCAGAAGGCTTCATCCGGGACCGTGCCGTTTCGAAAGAAGTCGGGGACAAAATCGTTGGGTATATTAACAGAATTGAGCGCCGTGCTTTAGAAAGCGGGGAAGACATTCGCGGTTCACAGCCAACAGGGGATAACATTCTCGGCGGTTTAAGTACGATTGAAGAAAAATCGCTTGGTGCTTATATGAAATCCGGAAAAGCTCCGATTATTGATGGGCTCGAATACGCTCAGCTTTGTACAAGAAAGGAACCAGGTGTCTATGTGATGGATACTCCTGGCCATGGCAGTGAATCCATTACGGGCATTGCGGCTGCAGGTGCGCAAATTCTTGTGTTCAGCACAGGCGGTGGTCATACGATTTCTCACCCGATTATGCCTACGATTAAAATTACCGGAAATGCAGAATCCTTCCAATTTATGCAGGATACTATGGAATTGGATTTAAGCGGAATATTTGATGATACCCTTACGATTGAAGAAGCAGGCAATCTTGTATATGACGAAGTTTTGGAAACTTGTAATGGTAAATTAACAAAGTCCGAAATCCTAAAGGAACAAACGGGCTTTGCTATCCATCGCGTAGGAATCAGTATTTAA
- a CDS encoding UxaA family hydrolase — protein sequence MAREVHVIDPKDNTGTVISRTMTEGREITVEINGQEKAIKVLKDIPYGHKIAIRPVKKGETIYKYGLSIGTATEDIMVGDHVHIHNIESNRGRGDLYKKDQETVGERV from the coding sequence ATGGCAAGAGAGGTACATGTTATCGATCCGAAGGACAATACGGGTACAGTCATTAGCCGAACCATGACAGAAGGAAGAGAAATTACCGTTGAAATTAACGGGCAAGAAAAGGCAATTAAAGTTTTGAAGGATATTCCATATGGGCATAAAATTGCAATTCGCCCTGTAAAGAAAGGAGAAACCATCTATAAATATGGCCTCAGTATTGGAACAGCTACGGAGGATATCATGGTGGGGGACCATGTGCATATTCACAACATTGAAAGCAACAGGGGCCGCGGAGATTTATATAAAAAGGACCAAGAAACAGTAGGGGAGCGTGTATAA